Proteins from one Telopea speciosissima isolate NSW1024214 ecotype Mountain lineage chromosome 1, Tspe_v1, whole genome shotgun sequence genomic window:
- the LOC122644992 gene encoding heterogeneous nuclear ribonucleoprotein U-like protein 1 isoform X2, with product MASTKHEPPNAEEPKSKRAKLSVPNSSPSEAKQRVVLNPADCNLDFDVEGNGLQGHALHEQGFAYCWSGARANVGITGGKYCFGCKIISAQPVDMEDTPPDQKHVCRVGISRGDDAVGNLGETEHSYGFGGTGKFSNAGKFTDYGSKFGVGDTIVCAVNLENRPLAFFGFSKNGQWLGTAKQFDAGPRGLAVVDSPVRKLEWESALYPHVLLKNVVVQLQFSAEDGLVPQEGYKPWASALEDGNAIMGPRFSSPKDCEVLMMVGLPASGKTTWAEKWVKEHPEKCYVVLGTNLALEQMKVPGLLRKQNYGERFERLMDRATGIFNTLLSRAAKTPRNYILDQTNVYKSARKRKLKPFVYYRKIAVVIFPRSEELKFRAEKRAKEMGKEVPAEAVNEMLANYVLPMSKEMPGSDEFFDQVMFPELNREDSERHLCEMKRAMRAGSISDSRSNLLSYSHGNSVHSNSSPSMLNKEALPATGRYSHSLPQPSYDHLRPREVHHMELHRQDRLCHIEILQ from the exons ATGGCGTCGACGAAGCATGAACCTCCGAATGCAGAAGAACCAAAATCGAAAAGGGCGAAGCTCAGCGTCCCTAATTCTTCCCCATCGGAAGCGAAGCAGCGTGTGGTTCTCAATCCCGCCGATTGCAATTTAg ATTTCGATGTTGAAGGAAATGGTCTTCAAGGTCATGCGCTTCATGAGCAAGGGTTTGCTTATTGCTGGTCTGGGGCTCGTGCTAATGTGGGAATTACTGGAGGAAAGTATTGTTTTGGCTGCAAAATCATTTCTGCACAACCAGTTGATATGGAGGATACTCCCCCTGACCAGAAGCATGTTTGTCGAGTCGGCATTTCAAGAGGAGATGATGCTGTGGGAAACCTTGGGGAGACTGAACATAGTTATGGGTTTGGAGGAACAGGAAAATTCTCAAATGCAGGGAAGTTTACAGATTATGGTTCGAAGTTTGGTGTTGGTGACACAATTGTTTGTGCTGTAAACCTTGAAAATCGGCCATTGGCTTTCTTCGGTTTCTCCAAGAATGGGCAGTGGTTGGGTACTGCCAAGCAATTTGATGCTGGCCCGAGGGGTCTTGCAGTGGTGGATTCTCCTGTCAGAAAGTTAGAATGGGAGTCTGCTCTGTACCCTCATGTTCTGTTAAAAAATGTTGTTGTTCAGCTGCAGTTCAGCGCTGAAGATGGACTTGTTCCTCAAGAAGGTTATAAACCTTGGGCTTCTGCACTTGAAGATGGAAATGCTATAATGGGACCCAGATTTTCTAGCCCCAAGGATTGTGAAGTACTAATGATGGTTGGACTGCCTGCTTCTGGAAAGACTACATGGGCAGAGAAATGGGTGAAGGAACACCCTGAAAAATGCTATGTTGTGCTTGGGACAAATCTGGCTTTAGAACAAATGAAG GTACCAGGGCTTTTGCGTAAGCAAAATTATGGTGAACGTTTTGAGCGCTTGATGGACCGGGCTACAGGGATTTTTAATACCCTTTTATCCAGGGCTGCCAAGACACCTCGCAATTACATTCTTGATCAGACAAATGTTTACAAGAGTGCTCGTAAACGTAAACTGAAGCCATTTGTGTACTATCGTAAG ATAGCAGTTGTGATCTTCCCAAGATCAGAAGAGCTGAAGTTCCGGGCAGAAAAGCGAGctaaagagatgggaaaagaggtgCCTGCAGAAGCAGTAAATGAGATGTTAG CTAATTATGTGTTGCCTATGAGCAAGGAGATGCCTGGTTCTGATGAGTTCTTTGATCAG GTTATGTTTCCAGAACTCAACAGGGAAGACTCAGAGAGACACTTGTGTGAGATGAAGCGTGCAATGAGAGCTGGATCCATTTCAGATTCAAGGAGCAACCTCTTGTCGTATTCCCATGGCAATTCTGTCCATTCAAATTCTAGTCCTTCAATGTTAAACAAGGAAGCTTTACCAG CCACTGGGCGGTATTCTCATTCATTACCTCAACCAAGTTATGATCACTTAAGGCCTAGAGAG
- the LOC122644992 gene encoding heterogeneous nuclear ribonucleoprotein U-like protein 1 isoform X1, translating into MASTKHEPPNAEEPKSKRAKLSVPNSSPSEAKQRVVLNPADCNLDFDVEGNGLQGHALHEQGFAYCWSGARANVGITGGKYCFGCKIISAQPVDMEDTPPDQKHVCRVGISRGDDAVGNLGETEHSYGFGGTGKFSNAGKFTDYGSKFGVGDTIVCAVNLENRPLAFFGFSKNGQWLGTAKQFDAGPRGLAVVDSPVRKLEWESALYPHVLLKNVVVQLQFSAEDGLVPQEGYKPWASALEDGNAIMGPRFSSPKDCEVLMMVGLPASGKTTWAEKWVKEHPEKCYVVLGTNLALEQMKVPGLLRKQNYGERFERLMDRATGIFNTLLSRAAKTPRNYILDQTNVYKSARKRKLKPFVYYRKIAVVIFPRSEELKFRAEKRAKEMGKEVPAEAVNEMLANYVLPMSKEMPGSDEFFDQVMFPELNREDSERHLCEMKRAMRAGSISDSRSNLLSYSHGNSVHSNSSPSMLNKEALPATGRYSHSLPQPSYDHLRPREVHSPYPGVDIHGKLGGYHSGSRNWTPILRDGSYETHMNYVSSLPRDGGNDLFSRVDPYYRPNFERVDSYTPHTASPGTSFPYNQSSGYLSASFSPAASLGPRGALSQHGPSPTFDGSPYGAPSPRPPLSYRDSSVTDLRHSGVFPPPGPRYY; encoded by the exons ATGGCGTCGACGAAGCATGAACCTCCGAATGCAGAAGAACCAAAATCGAAAAGGGCGAAGCTCAGCGTCCCTAATTCTTCCCCATCGGAAGCGAAGCAGCGTGTGGTTCTCAATCCCGCCGATTGCAATTTAg ATTTCGATGTTGAAGGAAATGGTCTTCAAGGTCATGCGCTTCATGAGCAAGGGTTTGCTTATTGCTGGTCTGGGGCTCGTGCTAATGTGGGAATTACTGGAGGAAAGTATTGTTTTGGCTGCAAAATCATTTCTGCACAACCAGTTGATATGGAGGATACTCCCCCTGACCAGAAGCATGTTTGTCGAGTCGGCATTTCAAGAGGAGATGATGCTGTGGGAAACCTTGGGGAGACTGAACATAGTTATGGGTTTGGAGGAACAGGAAAATTCTCAAATGCAGGGAAGTTTACAGATTATGGTTCGAAGTTTGGTGTTGGTGACACAATTGTTTGTGCTGTAAACCTTGAAAATCGGCCATTGGCTTTCTTCGGTTTCTCCAAGAATGGGCAGTGGTTGGGTACTGCCAAGCAATTTGATGCTGGCCCGAGGGGTCTTGCAGTGGTGGATTCTCCTGTCAGAAAGTTAGAATGGGAGTCTGCTCTGTACCCTCATGTTCTGTTAAAAAATGTTGTTGTTCAGCTGCAGTTCAGCGCTGAAGATGGACTTGTTCCTCAAGAAGGTTATAAACCTTGGGCTTCTGCACTTGAAGATGGAAATGCTATAATGGGACCCAGATTTTCTAGCCCCAAGGATTGTGAAGTACTAATGATGGTTGGACTGCCTGCTTCTGGAAAGACTACATGGGCAGAGAAATGGGTGAAGGAACACCCTGAAAAATGCTATGTTGTGCTTGGGACAAATCTGGCTTTAGAACAAATGAAG GTACCAGGGCTTTTGCGTAAGCAAAATTATGGTGAACGTTTTGAGCGCTTGATGGACCGGGCTACAGGGATTTTTAATACCCTTTTATCCAGGGCTGCCAAGACACCTCGCAATTACATTCTTGATCAGACAAATGTTTACAAGAGTGCTCGTAAACGTAAACTGAAGCCATTTGTGTACTATCGTAAG ATAGCAGTTGTGATCTTCCCAAGATCAGAAGAGCTGAAGTTCCGGGCAGAAAAGCGAGctaaagagatgggaaaagaggtgCCTGCAGAAGCAGTAAATGAGATGTTAG CTAATTATGTGTTGCCTATGAGCAAGGAGATGCCTGGTTCTGATGAGTTCTTTGATCAG GTTATGTTTCCAGAACTCAACAGGGAAGACTCAGAGAGACACTTGTGTGAGATGAAGCGTGCAATGAGAGCTGGATCCATTTCAGATTCAAGGAGCAACCTCTTGTCGTATTCCCATGGCAATTCTGTCCATTCAAATTCTAGTCCTTCAATGTTAAACAAGGAAGCTTTACCAG CCACTGGGCGGTATTCTCATTCATTACCTCAACCAAGTTATGATCACTTAAGGCCTAGAGAG GTGCATTCACCATATCCTGGGGTTGACATTCATGGAAAACTTGGCGGATACCATTCAGGATCAAGGAATTGGACTCCTATTCTAAGGGATGGTTCTTATGAGACCCACATGAATTATGTGAGTTCTCTACCTAGAGATGGTGGGAATGATCTCTTCAGCAGGGTTGATCCCTACTATAGACCAAACTTTGAAAGGGTGGATTCCTACACACCTCACACTGCTAGTCCAGGGACTTCATTCCCATACAACCAATCTAGTGGATACCTTAGTGCCTCGTTTTCTCCCGCTGCTTCCCTGGGTCCTAGGGGAGCCCTATCTCAACATGGTCCCTCCCCAACCTTTGATG